One part of the Lotus japonicus ecotype B-129 chromosome 2, LjGifu_v1.2 genome encodes these proteins:
- the LOC130740003 gene encoding uncharacterized protein LOC130740003: MATLAPGILMKLLNGLNTGVKPTSEHRSSLLQVTDIVPADLDEKSLFPKQGFYIKVSDSSHSIYAALPSDQDDIVFSNKMQLGQFIYVDRLEPGSPVPVLKGAKPLPGRHPLVGTPEPLMGLRDKKEAPQPPRGGGATPQQQQQQPIRRGSWGTAGKNLDENNVSFSSPMVFKPVNLDFDQFSAAAATPVRDRCAVPSSPLIRGRVGTGTGTPVSGVRCSVGGGLLAKMTDFKGDSPALLRKSCAVSSSNARFSRSRSVCEREPVTPFKSAEKKSCTPPPRLRNARVAFIGGDAAQNQDSNVPSHPKSLSTTNSAFDNSNNQSLPKNLPGNLSLLGKEAVQQREVAQKIALQALRDASATEAVVRSLKMFSNLCKSARADAPAACFERFLEFHKDIVQSVSEMMSTQAATLASELAQKSDKQPEEESHILHEVAQNSMEQSGNSESNLSKRRGALSKSMAAIPERHEHKTSCGKLLRSSSTSQKESLEKKGSSSVSKMTLEPVVENDENKKPASCSLSSTIKLGKQIETEAGNWFMEFIEKALEAGLKKTKEASGGDVRKVPQSLILKVMNWVEVEQFHSTKRPRHPKAAQIARKLRIKMKNP; this comes from the exons ATGGCAACACTAGCACCTGGAATCTTGATGAAGCTCCTCAACGGACTCAACACCGGCGTCAAACCCACCAGCGAGCACCGCAGCTCGCTGTTACAGGTAACCGACATCGTCCCCGCCGATCTCGACGAGAAGAGCCTCTTCCCGAAACAAGGCTTCTACATCAAAGTCTCCGACTCCTCACACTCCATCTACGCCGCACTTCCCTCCGATCAAGACGACATCGTTTTCAGCAACAAGATGCAACTGGGTCAGTTCATCTACGTCGACCGGTTGGAACCCGGTTCCCCTGTTCCCGTTCTCAAAGGCGCTAAACCACTCCCCGGTAGACACCCTCTCGTCGGAACGCCGGAACCGTTAATGGGTCTCCGTGACAAGAAGGAAGCGCCGCAGCCGCCACGTGGTGGCGGCGCAACAccgcaacaacaacaacaacaaccgaTCAGAAGAGGTTCTTGGGGTACTGCAGGGAAGAATCTTGATGAAAACAacgtttctttttcttctccgaTGGTTTTCAAGCCGGTGAATTTGGATTTTGATCAGttttctgctgctgctgctactccTGTTAGAGACCGTTGTGCTGTTCCTTCTTCGCCGTTGATTAGAGGGAGGGTTGGAACTGGAACTGGGACTCCGGTTTCTGGTGTTAGATGCTCTGTTGGTGGAGGGCTTCTGGCGAAGATGACGGATTTCAAGGGGGATAGTCCTGCTTTGCTTAGGAAAAGCTGTGCGGTGTCTTCTTCTAATGCAAGATTTTCCAGGAGCAGGAGTGTTTGTGAACGAGAGCCTGTAACTCCCTTCAAGTCAGCT GAGAAGAAAAGTTGTACTCCGCCGCCGCGGTTGAGAAATGCAAGAGTGGCATTTATTGGGGGAGATGCTGCTCAAAACCAGGACTCAAATGTTCCTTCTCACCCCAAATCTCTGTCTACAACTAATTCAGCATTTGATAATAGCAACAATCAAAGCCTCCCCAAGAATTTGCCAGGAAACCTAAGTTTACTAGGGAAG GAAGCTGTGCAGCAAAGAGAAGTGGCTCAAAAGATTGCCCTTCAAGCATTAAGAGATGCTTCAGCTACTGAGGCAGTAGTTCGTTCCCTCAA GATGTTCTCAAATTTATGCAAATCAGCTCGAGCCGATGCTCCTGCTGCCTGTTTTGAACGGTTTTTGGAGTTCCATAAAGATATTGTACAATCAGTTAGTGAAATGATGTCCACTCAAGCAGCTACTTTAGCTTCAGAATTGGCTCAGAAATCAGATAAAcaacctgaagaagaatcacATATTTTACATGAAGTTGCGCAGAATTCCATGGAGCAATCCGGGAACTCAGAATCAAACTTGTCAAAGAGGAGGGGTGCTTTGAGCAAGTCAATGGCTGCCATTCCTGAAAGACATGAGCACAAAACAAGTTGTGGGAAGCTCCTAAGATCATCAAGTACGAGCCAAAAGGAAAGTTTGGAGAAGAAAGGTTCATCTTCGGTTTCAAAAATGACACTAGAACCTGTTGTCGAAAATGATGAGAATAAGAAACCAGCATCATGCAGCTTGAGCAGCACAATCAAACTGGGAAAGCAGATTGaaacagaagctggaaattggTTCATGGAATTCATTGAGAAGGCCTTGGAAGCAGGTTTGAAGAAAACAAAGGAAGCATCAGGTGGGGATGTTCGGAAAGTTCCCCagtctctcatactaaaagttATGAACTGGGTTGAGGTTGAACAGTTCCACAGTACCAAGCGGCCTAGACATCCTAAAGCAGCACAGATTGCTAGGAAATTAAGAATCAAGATGAAAAATCCTTGA
- the LOC130740004 gene encoding protein NUCLEAR FUSION DEFECTIVE 6, mitochondrial: MAVAAKCARKTLQQASSSTKTLFSRRSSSPSSASSSPFATKFNGSPSSSSQFATHKRPLSCPWFPVQLAGAQVSLTPLHSATASALFTSLLSLHNTNWGCLSEGFATPL; the protein is encoded by the exons ATGGCGGTGGCGGCCAAATGTGCTCGGAAAACCCTCCAACAAGCTTCGTCCTCCACCAAAACCCTCTTCTCTCGTCGATCTTCCtcaccttcttctgcttcttcttctccattcgCCACTAAATTCAACggctctccttcttcttcctctcaattTGCAACTCACAAACGCCCACTCTCTTGTCCCTG GTTCCCTGTTCAGCTGGCTGGTGCACAAGTGTCTTTGACGCCATTGCATAGTGCCACTGCCTCTGCATTGTTCACTTCTCTGCTGTCTCTTCACAATACCAACTGGGGTTGTCTCTCAGAAG GTTTTGCAACACCTCTATAG